The Gavia stellata isolate bGavSte3 chromosome 1, bGavSte3.hap2, whole genome shotgun sequence DNA segment ATGCAGGTATGGTCAACattcttaaaaacacaaaccTCATCCTTCTTTTGAAGCAGAAATTCAGAAGAGCACCAGGGGCCCTGTTGAAAGGCAACCCCCTAAACCTTTTCAGCCAACTCTCTGGCCAGAATAAAGCTGACACTGACCCAGCTgtcagctcctggcactggggaAGGACCCCAGTGAGTGTCAGGGCATGAGCAGACTGCTTCTGCACCATGAAACCGCTGCTTGCTTCTCAGCGCTCTCTTGggaatgaagaaattaattgttCCTATTTCATACTTTAGATAATAAGTCTTGtttcaaaaggcattttttttaaactaagcaCGGAGACCTATAGGCTGCAGCTACATACAGTCAGGTTAATTACCCTACATGCACCACAGGGGCCTGGCTAGTGGGGGATTTTGCTTCATTATTCATGCTTACATTCACGCCTCAGTTGTTTGCCAAATTGTATGTTTATCCATACAATCCCCAAACATTTGCTGCACACATTGGGATCCACTTTTGTAACAGCTCCAGCCCCCTCAGACTTGCGCTTTACTACCCCATGGATAAGAggtgaagaaggagaagaagagaaggagaagaggaggacgGGGACAGAGATGCAGGGGAGATCCCTAGAGGAAACGGGGGTTTTCCCACCCTTgatgcagctggggaggagagaagcagtCACCTTGCAGCTGGAAAAGCTTAAGCAGCAGTAAGCCTGCTTTCTGCACCCTGTCACCtttacagcagcagctgtgttgggtttttaaGGCTCTGACAGACAAGGAAGTGGGGCAGGCATTCCTCTTCAGTGCCCCCATTGTCTGCTATTCATGCATCTGCTGGCTTCACCTGTGCCTTGAGCTGAGCTTGCTTCCTCTCTATACAATTACAAAAGAGGTAAATCATGACATTAAAGATCAAAATGAATACAAGCAGCCTGTAAGCAATGAAGAGCTGTGGATAAATAGTGGAGTTTCTGGTGTGCTAATATTGCCATCTGACTTTCAGGTTGACAAACGGTACCATAAGATTGTTGGGTCATGGGACAGTGAAGAGCACTTAGCACAAGGCACAGAGATTTTATGCGGGATGATAAAGGAAATCCAGAAGAAATTCCCAAATTGGACAAAGGAACAGCAGCTCAAAGGTAGAGCTTTGTCAGCTTTAAAACAATTCACACATATAAAAGTCAAGTGCAATAACGCTGTAAAACCGAGCACTTTAGAAAACTAAACACATCCCACTCCCTCTGTTCATTTTATTGAGGTGTGAAATAATATTCCTTAATACTCACTGAAAGGAATAGAGGTGTAAAATTTGGTTAGCTTTCTAGCAGGCTTTTGGAAAACTTTGCAAATatcattacatttttcagttgCAAGGAGTAAGGGtgggtttttcccctcctctctcagtttcatttgttttgtgtttctatACACACCTACAAAGAGCTACTACCCTGGCAACTGAAGAAGGAACACATTAATTTGGAATATGTATGGTCCTTTCTGGAGGAAACATGGTTATATTCTTAAGCACTGATTACAGCTGAAGCAGTCATTATGGTTGGGTCCCTTTATTTCAACTACAATACAAATATGTCCGAGGTTATTAATACAGGTAGGCATGAAGGAATAtgcacaaaagcaaacagtCATAGAACTGAAGATGTTAACATTAGCAAAATGCAGCAAGGGGACAATGATCACCAAGTCTGGATGCAAAGGAGGAAATTAGGGTTTCTTCACAAAgtcaaaacacaaaaggaacaACACCTCAGTGACAAAAATAGATGGAAATGGTAATACTATGGCCAACAATACTGGTGAAAAGAGAGCTACAAACTAAAGCAATGCATTTCAgttgtgatttttgtttgtttgcttacttACTGATGAAGTATCACCTCTGTTTATGTGTTTCTTTCACTCTCATTTCAGGTGGGATCTCAGCCTATAATGCGGGAGCTAACAACGTCCGGAGCTACGACAGAATGGATATTGGCACAACACACAATGACTACGCCAATGATGTGGTTGCAAGAGCCAAGTTTTATAAGAGAAACGGATACTGAGATATCTGAGTAATTATTAGATTTAAGTCACTGATTGCATACTTgtcttctaattaaaaaaatcctggatTTCTCCCCCAGAAACGTTAGGAATGGGGGAGGGCAATGAAGCCAGAAACAAGTGCAAGctttcaatgattttttttctgctagactaaaaaaaaataactttaaaagaCAACACTGCTAATAATCCAAACTATAACCTATcttttgccattgattttttATCTCACTTCATGAGAATATTCAAGCAGAGTTTTCATCTGTCCTTGCAGTTTCTCAAGCAGCAGATTAATGCTGCAAGACAGCTGTAACACTGCTTAACAAGATTTTATCTGCCTCAGATTTTATCTGTCAATACACATGTCTAACAGCAGTACAAAATTGGTTGTTAACAATTTGCAATTTTGGAACCGAgtatttgcaataaaaattgtATATGTTTAACTACCAGAAGAGTGTATCGCAGCGTATCGTATCTTTTCAGAATAATTGCTCTTAACTTTGGTGATGTGACCCCAAAGTGGCTGTTTCTTGTGACAGGAGGGAAAATACTAAGCTATCCTTAACTTCTTTTTGCCCTTGATACTACTTCATTTTAGCCTTTACAGTTGCAAACAATCTGCAAAACTCAAGCTGCTGTAATGAATACTTCTATTGAAGCTACATATTAGCTTCAATGCAGGGTCTGGAGTAAGAATATGCACATTacatcatgtttttaaaatggcatgTAGTTTATAAAATCTGATGCAAGTTCATGCACAATAAACTGATCCTTTTAATCAATCATACAGTAAAGCTTCTGGGGAGCCTTAGCTTCAGAGTTGTTGGGTTCATTCAGCCATTTCAAGACACAACGGCAGAAAAAGTAAGGGGTTTAAAGTGGTTAAAAAAATGCCCTCAAGTGTATCACTAGGGGCTAAGGAGAAATAACAAAAagcgggaggggggggggggttgtctctttgttttaaatacgGTGCATTTTTATAGCTAGTATTTGCACCTGTGATTAAAATATCCTGATGCTATTATTAGAATTGTATTGACCTAGTCACATTACAGTATTAATTACCAAATCTGAAACAGTAAGTGAACCTGCAACAGTGCAATAgcacagaaatagaaatttatTCTTAAAACAGTACATTTCCACATTGCTACCACATATTGAACCAAAGATTTGTTTGACTATACTTTAAATACCTCAGCAGGTAGACATGGCAAATGGTTCCTACCCAAGAAGCAAGCTCAATGTGAGCCAGCTGTGTGCCcaagcagcaaa contains these protein-coding regions:
- the LOC104251925 gene encoding lysozyme g, which codes for GCLERYGNILKVDTTGASEATAKPEGLSYAGVPASEKIAEKDLKNMEKYQAKITKVGNSKCVDPAVIAGIISRESHAGTVLKNGWGDHGNGFGLMQVDKRYHKIVGSWDSEEHLAQGTEILCGMIKEIQKKFPNWTKEQQLKGGISAYNAGANNVRSYDRMDIGTTHNDYANDVVARAKFYKRNGY